A genomic region of Oryza glaberrima chromosome 1, OglaRS2, whole genome shotgun sequence contains the following coding sequences:
- the LOC127755420 gene encoding uncharacterized protein LOC127755420 isoform X1, whose product MGPSPVPQGPWWSWGIGEQCKWWLERMEDGEKSNGGGDGGLRFSLQFDPGKLGLDRALLGLPVSALLGHLLGWSSQGASMAVAEGGGEGETAAGVAALASAFAVYLVATYASDHRRQPQQPRRPLRLRKRDLSPLNSSARPRALPTPDDGLRILSSNEECLETVIHGASVGAGDDEPEIVARVAMPPAADDDMAAGANAGGGGGGGDRSEKKEREEEEDEEVERLKELWLSLMEREQRLQLRQAELDELREQDATARELDRRAAAAAAVEARMLELKAASLREENRRLEEARASELDAVRGKLARAREKLAELRARVEREREEAAREAAALRARASALERSGAEREVAAAAEAAALRDRVAGMEKDGAEREGALAAEAEAARRRMAELEKNVEEREAAMAAEAAALRAANAGLEEENMELALRLQEAEQTASTVNLVIEEDVVKEANYLRETNERLTRQIEQLHADHCAHVEELVYLKWVNACLRYELRTHDGDDGAGAGAGAGRISARDLSKSMSFRSSEKAKELMLKYGTHGLDGFDPSIFSPLHESVYGDGDGDDFEQRRPNGDVVVDEAPRSPSTAVAMAAAAAGAESPSRRGNKLKFLGNIKKLLPTSKKGHGRGDRRSSRKQSAAAEAEPPRDEHLEKALQWLSSHDVLDDDDSYESTPLSSCERTPLSSVTTAGSTHARSTGGAAGETAAAAASRLLEAETARARSDVGASSYGREAPSRYHALRPYHPGAGAGNVGGDGPRASPEKRELRRRSEELRSPASMFAGARDNRMHQLQSNA is encoded by the exons ATGGGGCCATCCCCAGTTCCACAAGGGCCCTGGTGGTCATGGGGAATTGGGGAGCAGTGCAAATGGTGGCTTGAGAGGATGGAAGACGGCGAGAAGAGcaatggaggaggagacggcggcctGAGATTCTCCCTCCAGTTTGATCCCGGCAAGCTCGGCCTTGACCGTGCCCTGCTCGGCCTCCCTGTCTCCGCTCTGCTCGGCCATCTCCTCGGTTGGAGCAGCCAGGGGGcgtccatggcggtggcggagggtggcggcgagggcgagacggcggcgggcgtcgccgccctcgcctcagCTTTCGCCGTCTACCTCGTCGCGACGTACGCGTCCGATCACCGGCGGCAGCCGCAGCAGCCTCGCCGTCCTCTCCGGCTGCGGAAGCGTGACCTGTCGCCGCTGAATTCTT CAGCTAGGCCTCGTGCTCTGCCTACACCGGATGATGGTCTCCGGATTCTTTCGTCGAAT GAGGAATGTTTGGAGACCGTGATTCACGGCGCGTCCGTCGGAGCCGGGGACGACGAGCCGGAGATCGTGGCGAGAGTCGCGATGCCTCCCGCCGCTGACGACGACATGGCCGCCGGAGCAaacgccggcggtggcggcggcggcggcgaccgatcGGAGAAGAaagagcgggaggaggaggaggatgaggaggtggAGAGGCTGAAGGAGCTCTGGCTGTCGCTCATGGAGCGGGAGCAGCGGCTGCAGCTGCGGCAGGCGGAGCTCGACGAGCTCCGGGAGCAGGACGCCACGGCGCGTGAGCTcgatcgccgcgccgccgccgccgccgccgtggaggcgcGGATGCTGGAGCTGAAGGCCGCCTCGCTGCGGGAGGAGAACCGTCGCCTGGAGGAGGCGCGGGCGTCGGAGCTCGACGCCGTCCGCGGCAAGCTGGCGCGCGCCAGGGAGAAGCTGGCAGAGCTCAGGGCGCGCGTGGAGCGCGAGCGGGAGGAGGccgcgcgcgaggcggcggcgctccgtgCCAGGGCGAGCGCGCtggagaggagcggcgcggagagggaggtcgccgcggcggcggaggccgcggcgctcCGGGACAGGGTGGCCGGGATGGAGAAGGACGgcgcggagagggagggcgccctggcagcggaggcggaggcggcgcggcggaggatggCGGAGCTGGAGAAGAACGtcgaggagagggaggcggcgatggcggcggaggcggcggcgctgcgggcgGCGAACgccgggctggaggaggagaacaTGGAGCTCGCACTGAGGCTGCAGGAGGCAGAGCAGACAGCCTCCACGGTTAATCTCGTTATCGAG GAGGACGTGGTTAAGGAGGCAAACTACCTGAGAGAGACCAACGAGAGGCTGACGCGGCAGATCGAGCAGCTGCACGCCGACCACTGCGCCCACGTCGAGGAGCTCGTCTACCTCAAGTGGGTCAACGCCTGCCTCCGCTACGAGCTGCGCacccacgacggcgacgacggcgccggcgccggcgccggcgccggccggatTTCGGCGAGGGACCTGAGCAAGAGCATGAGCTTCCGGTCCAGCGAGAAGGCCAAGGAGCTCATGCTCAAGTACGGCACCCATGGCCTCGACGGCTTCGACCCCTCCATCTTCTCCCCGCTCCACGAGTCCGtctacggcgacggcgacggcgacgacttcgAGCAGCGAAGGCCGaacggcgacgtcgtcgtcgacgaggcgCCGCGGAGCCCGagcacggcggtggcgatggccgCCGCAGCTGCGGGGGCCGAGTCGCCGTCGAGACGTGGCAACAAGCTCAAGTTCTTGGGGAACATCAAGAAGCTGCTCCCGACCAGCAAGAAGGGGCACGGCCGCGGCGACCGGAGGAGCAGCAGGaagcagtcggcggcggcggaggcggagccacCGCGGGACGAGCACCTGGAGAAGGCGCTGCAGTGGCTGTCCAGCCACGACGTgctggacgacgacgactcgtACGAGAGCACGCCGCTGTCGTCGTGCGAGCGGACGCCGCTGAGCAGCGTCACGACGGCGGGCTCCACGCACGCCCGcagcaccggcggcgccgccggcgagacggccgccgcggccgcgtcgaggCTGCTGGAGGCGGAGACGGCGCGGGCGAGGAGCGACGTCGGCGCGTCGTCGTACGGGCGGGAGGCGCCGAGCCGGTACCACGCGCTCCGGCCGTAccaccccggcgccggcgcaggcaatgtcggcggcgacgggcccCGCGCGTCGCCGGAGAAGCGGGAGCTGAGGCGGCGGTCGGAGGAGCTGAGAAGCCCCGCGTCGATGTTCGCGGGTGCAAGGGATAATCGCATGCATCAGCTGCAGAGCAATGCTTAA
- the LOC127755420 gene encoding uncharacterized protein LOC127755420 isoform X2, whose protein sequence is MGPSPVPQGPWWSWGIGEQCKWWLERMEDGEKSNGGGDGGLRFSLQFDPGKLGLDRALLGLPVSALLGHLLGWSSQGASMAVAEGGGEGETAAGVAALASAFAVYLVATYASDHRRQPQQPRRPLRLRKRDLSPLNSSRPRALPTPDDGLRILSSNEECLETVIHGASVGAGDDEPEIVARVAMPPAADDDMAAGANAGGGGGGGDRSEKKEREEEEDEEVERLKELWLSLMEREQRLQLRQAELDELREQDATARELDRRAAAAAAVEARMLELKAASLREENRRLEEARASELDAVRGKLARAREKLAELRARVEREREEAAREAAALRARASALERSGAEREVAAAAEAAALRDRVAGMEKDGAEREGALAAEAEAARRRMAELEKNVEEREAAMAAEAAALRAANAGLEEENMELALRLQEAEQTASTVNLVIEEDVVKEANYLRETNERLTRQIEQLHADHCAHVEELVYLKWVNACLRYELRTHDGDDGAGAGAGAGRISARDLSKSMSFRSSEKAKELMLKYGTHGLDGFDPSIFSPLHESVYGDGDGDDFEQRRPNGDVVVDEAPRSPSTAVAMAAAAAGAESPSRRGNKLKFLGNIKKLLPTSKKGHGRGDRRSSRKQSAAAEAEPPRDEHLEKALQWLSSHDVLDDDDSYESTPLSSCERTPLSSVTTAGSTHARSTGGAAGETAAAAASRLLEAETARARSDVGASSYGREAPSRYHALRPYHPGAGAGNVGGDGPRASPEKRELRRRSEELRSPASMFAGARDNRMHQLQSNA, encoded by the exons ATGGGGCCATCCCCAGTTCCACAAGGGCCCTGGTGGTCATGGGGAATTGGGGAGCAGTGCAAATGGTGGCTTGAGAGGATGGAAGACGGCGAGAAGAGcaatggaggaggagacggcggcctGAGATTCTCCCTCCAGTTTGATCCCGGCAAGCTCGGCCTTGACCGTGCCCTGCTCGGCCTCCCTGTCTCCGCTCTGCTCGGCCATCTCCTCGGTTGGAGCAGCCAGGGGGcgtccatggcggtggcggagggtggcggcgagggcgagacggcggcgggcgtcgccgccctcgcctcagCTTTCGCCGTCTACCTCGTCGCGACGTACGCGTCCGATCACCGGCGGCAGCCGCAGCAGCCTCGCCGTCCTCTCCGGCTGCGGAAGCGTGACCTGTCGCCGCTGAATTCTT CTAGGCCTCGTGCTCTGCCTACACCGGATGATGGTCTCCGGATTCTTTCGTCGAAT GAGGAATGTTTGGAGACCGTGATTCACGGCGCGTCCGTCGGAGCCGGGGACGACGAGCCGGAGATCGTGGCGAGAGTCGCGATGCCTCCCGCCGCTGACGACGACATGGCCGCCGGAGCAaacgccggcggtggcggcggcggcggcgaccgatcGGAGAAGAaagagcgggaggaggaggaggatgaggaggtggAGAGGCTGAAGGAGCTCTGGCTGTCGCTCATGGAGCGGGAGCAGCGGCTGCAGCTGCGGCAGGCGGAGCTCGACGAGCTCCGGGAGCAGGACGCCACGGCGCGTGAGCTcgatcgccgcgccgccgccgccgccgccgtggaggcgcGGATGCTGGAGCTGAAGGCCGCCTCGCTGCGGGAGGAGAACCGTCGCCTGGAGGAGGCGCGGGCGTCGGAGCTCGACGCCGTCCGCGGCAAGCTGGCGCGCGCCAGGGAGAAGCTGGCAGAGCTCAGGGCGCGCGTGGAGCGCGAGCGGGAGGAGGccgcgcgcgaggcggcggcgctccgtgCCAGGGCGAGCGCGCtggagaggagcggcgcggagagggaggtcgccgcggcggcggaggccgcggcgctcCGGGACAGGGTGGCCGGGATGGAGAAGGACGgcgcggagagggagggcgccctggcagcggaggcggaggcggcgcggcggaggatggCGGAGCTGGAGAAGAACGtcgaggagagggaggcggcgatggcggcggaggcggcggcgctgcgggcgGCGAACgccgggctggaggaggagaacaTGGAGCTCGCACTGAGGCTGCAGGAGGCAGAGCAGACAGCCTCCACGGTTAATCTCGTTATCGAG GAGGACGTGGTTAAGGAGGCAAACTACCTGAGAGAGACCAACGAGAGGCTGACGCGGCAGATCGAGCAGCTGCACGCCGACCACTGCGCCCACGTCGAGGAGCTCGTCTACCTCAAGTGGGTCAACGCCTGCCTCCGCTACGAGCTGCGCacccacgacggcgacgacggcgccggcgccggcgccggcgccggccggatTTCGGCGAGGGACCTGAGCAAGAGCATGAGCTTCCGGTCCAGCGAGAAGGCCAAGGAGCTCATGCTCAAGTACGGCACCCATGGCCTCGACGGCTTCGACCCCTCCATCTTCTCCCCGCTCCACGAGTCCGtctacggcgacggcgacggcgacgacttcgAGCAGCGAAGGCCGaacggcgacgtcgtcgtcgacgaggcgCCGCGGAGCCCGagcacggcggtggcgatggccgCCGCAGCTGCGGGGGCCGAGTCGCCGTCGAGACGTGGCAACAAGCTCAAGTTCTTGGGGAACATCAAGAAGCTGCTCCCGACCAGCAAGAAGGGGCACGGCCGCGGCGACCGGAGGAGCAGCAGGaagcagtcggcggcggcggaggcggagccacCGCGGGACGAGCACCTGGAGAAGGCGCTGCAGTGGCTGTCCAGCCACGACGTgctggacgacgacgactcgtACGAGAGCACGCCGCTGTCGTCGTGCGAGCGGACGCCGCTGAGCAGCGTCACGACGGCGGGCTCCACGCACGCCCGcagcaccggcggcgccgccggcgagacggccgccgcggccgcgtcgaggCTGCTGGAGGCGGAGACGGCGCGGGCGAGGAGCGACGTCGGCGCGTCGTCGTACGGGCGGGAGGCGCCGAGCCGGTACCACGCGCTCCGGCCGTAccaccccggcgccggcgcaggcaatgtcggcggcgacgggcccCGCGCGTCGCCGGAGAAGCGGGAGCTGAGGCGGCGGTCGGAGGAGCTGAGAAGCCCCGCGTCGATGTTCGCGGGTGCAAGGGATAATCGCATGCATCAGCTGCAGAGCAATGCTTAA